A segment of the Labrus mixtus chromosome 15, fLabMix1.1, whole genome shotgun sequence genome:
aaaaatgaattaGAAAGGGAAGCTGGACATTTCTCCAAACAATACATACGCATGAATCAGCAGATTAGTTTATTTGGAAGGAACTAGAGGAAAACCTTGAAGTTAACTCTGGTGAAAAGTTCTGCATATAATGATGAAACGTGTAAATGACATAATGGAGTGTTTTAAAGTTTCAATTAGCATTGATCCTGACGTCCAAACACTTGTAATTTACTGCTGTATAGACTATTTTTGTATCATTGCCTAATCCATCCAAACAGTATActtacaaacataaaaaaaaaaaatccatattcCCTGTATTAATCAGCTATTACCACTTTTTTTGTCTGAACAGCCCCATGCTCAGAACGCTAAACATTATCCAAAGATGTACTCCGTTACGAAAATGACTTACAAGCTTTGACCATTTGTATATCCATATGAACTGGGTGaacatttaaagttaaaaagaatACAATTACTCTTCGGTAAGATTACACGACAaagtttaagataaaaaaaaatatgcaacaaaGACTTATCCGAGCCACGGCTATGAAGGTTTAATTTCAGTCTCTGCATAGTGAGTTTCATATCATTCACAGGGAAAACCACATACACATGCATTGTGTGCTAAATCCCCTTGTCAGTGCTAGTTCACCAAACACCAATGTGAGTTTGTGCTACTATAAAGATGGGTCCTGGATAACTCTATTTGAGACAACTGGGTTATCAACACTACAAACCTCCCCACCCCCAAGAGCAAAATCATTGTTACAAATGTCCCAACCCATGGCTAGTGACACTCAAAATCTCTCCGTCACCTGTTGGTTAAACTCAGGGTCCAGCCAGCTGAGTCAACTCCCCATACAACATGATTACACCAATCTTGCAATACCGTCCCTCTTATTCAACAGATAACCGAGATCCAGGACCCTGTGGTTAATATTTAGTCATACATGCAcatacaggaaaataaaaaaataaaaaatacgaACCAgtttccacttgaggctgctGCATCTCCTGCTCTGTAACAGGGACTGTTTCTGTGGCTTCGCCGGGCATGGTTGCTagtgagaggaaaaacaaacagtattgTAAGTGTTACGAGCACCCACTGGTTTAAAAGCTTCAAGTAGACACACGGGGATAAAGTCTGCGATATTCTGCGTCAGCACGGACTGGTTAGACCACTGAGACACTGACTCGCAGTTGTCGTATCTGTCTGAACAGGTGACACAGCCCATGCTTTAACTCAGCGTGCTCTCTCTGTTGACGCAACATTAGCTTCCATTGGCTAACTAGCTCCATTAGCCTCACCACAGCAGTAACTTTCAGCAAATAACTCAAGTTCACCACAACCTTCTCTCATTATTTTTAACGTATTTAGTTGAAAAGCGTGCTGTCACAAAAGACCGCGTAACATCACTTGTCACAGTTAACCGCGGCCCCGACAGTCTGCTGGTAAACTGGTAATCATCATGTTCCCCCATTTTGAGCAGGGTAGGGCACTACAACGGAACATATATCTCCGGCTGGGAGGACCGAAAATTAATAATAGCTGTACGGGCTGGATGGTCCGACTTTACTCTAACACATAATACAGTTGGTACtaaggaaaatatttaaaaagcgGCTGGATGTTGATGGATTATCAGCGGAGACACTCACCGACTTGGGGCGTTATATCCAAGATGGCTGTGAAAGAGAAATTCTGACCCCGGCTTCGTAGTGATATCCGGTTTAGAGCAAGGGTGGGGGGTGTACATCCGGGTTGTTTAAAGGCACATTCAAGTGATTTTTCTAGCTGTAGTACATTACTTTGTATACGTGTGTTTACAAATGTCAGAAAAATTAGAAGAATAAAGTAGTATTTTACTGAGTCAGCtcactaataaaataaaatcaattaatAAAATTAATTCGGATTCaatgtttataaaaatgaattaGAAAGGGAAGCTGGACATTTCTCCAAACAATACATGCGCATGAATCAGCAGATTAGTTTATTTGGAAGGAACTAGAGGAAAACCCTGAAATTAACTCTGGTGAAAAGTTCTGCATATTAAAACGTGTAAATTACATATAATGGAGGGATATAACGTTTCAATTAGCATTGATCTTGACTTCCAAACACTTGTCAGAtcactatttatttttgaatactTTGACTTGAGTGAATATATGAACACAACAGTGTCAAATTTAGCATTTGAGCATTTGTACAGGTATACTTTAATGCGTCTTTGTACTGTGTTATACACTTAATACAGCTATGAGCGTATGGAGTTGTGTACTTTACTCTATGGTAATTTACACCTTTACTTTACAGAGTTCCCTCAAActacatgactttttttttccgcaGCATTTTTCACAGTACAGATTTTATTTATACTTCATCTCAAGGATCTGAATACTCCCCCAAACCCCAAACACAGGTAATCATTACCGACATGACCAAAACTCCACTTTGTAGCTGTATTTATAGCTTGTATAAGTTTCAACAGtaccaaaaataatttaaaggttATCTGGCATGTGATACCAAATTAAAATGCTAATTATGTCTGTAGTTGCTGGATGAAGATATAAGGGAattttgatttacattttaattatagTATTATTAGGTCTCTAAGCAGCGCTACAACAGAATGTAAATACACCTCTTAAAAGTATATTTAGTATCTTGAAGAAATCACCAGATTTACTTGTTAAAATACATATTGAAAATAATAACTGCATGTTATATTATGAGATTGTAGGAACTGTTAAAATTggtcaaaaatgtatttacctttttctctttacatgaGACACTAACCTGTGtaaacaaaacttttaaaaaaaagttttataatgAACTGATTTCTACAAAGAAAAAGTAGCCAAATAACATTATAGGATTGCAAACTTAActtctgaaaaataaagaacacattTCTCAAAGAGAAGCTGGTGCAAAGGggaagaaaaccaaacaaaaatgtaacagTTCAATCTGCGAAAAAGTCTTCTGTAattattaaacataaattaGGGAACAAAATtgaataaatgttgaaataacAAATTTATTTTCACAAGGACTGtacaaaaatgtagaaaacaagaagacaaaGATTATAAAATCAGCTTTGTATTCAGAGAGTCATACTGTAAGGAGAAGattcatcttttgttttgtttatgaatGTTATGGGTCATTAGAGAGTAAAACACTTTATCTAGAAGGTATTTGCTTGTAAAGGAGCCCAGAACAGAGCCTGTTCTGATTGTTGATCCTCTTCAAAATTCTTTCTGAAGATCTAAAAAGGAAACaagataaaaagataaagactgaaaacatgaGTGAACAcactctgcagaaaaacaaacttacaAAAAGTTGCATCCGGCTCATATCCTCATCTGAGAATAAAACTCACCACTTTTCCTGAGAAGTTCTCCTTTCCACGAGCGAGCCATTCCATCGAGGAACTGATCAAAGCATTTCACATACTTAGCCAGGCTTGTTCTCTTGtaatctgaataaataaatcatcagtgAGTTTCTCAGAGTTTCTGACTGACTATCCTGCtttctattttttaataaaacaagcaAGGACAGAAATCCAATCAAtacaaaaagaagaggaggtggaagaggccTCAGAAATCTGCTTACGGTCttccacataaaaaaacaaattcatactatatatatatatatatataaaaaaggaaactaaaCTGAGGTTCAGCATGTTTCTGATGCTGTCGACCACATGGGCCTCATTTTGAGATGTACATTCAGGATGTTGGCCCGCTCATACCAGGGGAGACAATGATTCATAGATCAGATTTACCaatgctgttttcacatatgcactcctgaagatatctagataatttgggggggactgctccggagattctcctgatcacatatgcacctcacacctgtcgtcagacaggaggggggctAGGGGtctcccgaggtaagacgtggcgtgaaaaaagaagaagtagcagacgaagcaacagagtccgctatacgacgcTATTATGACaatgtttgtctttatatcaatgctacgtgttgtccaacggaatgacaacatcagcAAAAAAGTGGAGAACTACATACTGGcggacagaaaacataatgcagccgttaaattgcacggagatcgtagtggtcgcgtgcagacactctatgcacagtatagaaacgtcactctccctcctattggctcgaggtttTTCATGGAGAAAATCCTGCTTCGTTCTCAAATCAGCCCACTCAGACTTGCTGCAGGAAAAATATACTaagggtctggccggagaaactccaggtgaagtctgagcgaaaaattctgctgtttgcgttcacatatacaacccctcctggaaatatcaagaatttttcaggagatttctggaagtgtgaaagccctgtaAGATTAGACGACATCTAACAGCAACAAATAATCTGTGCCTTGATCTTAAAGCACGTCATCAGTTTTCTGGGGAAACAAACTAAATCTTTTCTGCTGAGTTGGCATTATTGCATGTATTTCATAAGCTTAAAGACATGGGCTTAAGATATGTTCATTATGTAGTAGATATTTTCCCCCGTCaattgaaccccccccccccccccccattcactATTAACAAGAATGTTAAATCCTccaagcaaaatgaaagttcatGTGTTTGatgcaaaaagcccaaaattcTGATTTCACCTCTGATCTTTCGTTTCTCTGCTGTGTCCTTCTCATTTTCCATCTCCTTGGCGTCCTCCggcttctcttcctcttctcctgctCTGGGTCGATCCAGCTCCTCACagatcaaactaaaaaaaaagaagtcacaaAGTAGTAACATTAGCTCTATCGAGTTTCAAAAACACTCCACACAACAGAGTGCCAGCCCTTAAATGGACTCTTACCTGATCGTGGGCACTGCAAAAGGATCAAATGTATCTAATTCTTTGAGGTCGATGGGGACAGAGATGCGCCCTGAAAGAAGTCACAGTGAGACTTTGTCAGCTGTGTGTTAAACCTCACCATCTTAATAAGATTACACTCATGCTCACCAGTTTTGGGATGCACACTGAAGGGGCTCTTTAGCAAGTGGTTTACACCTTTGCTGACGTTCACATCCAGCCGGGGATAACAGTACTGCAGCATGATTTCCTTCTCAAAGTATTGGCCCTTTTTTGCAGTTGACTGGAGAAGATAGAGCGTCAATGTTTTGTAATCAGCCCTCTAGCTgtcatatttcaaaataaatgaaaggtgAAACAAATGTCAGAAGTAGAATTCCAAACCTGTTTCCTGCTGGCTTGGTCCTTGATCAATTTCCACCGGTTCTCTGGTTTCTTCTCGTTCTGGAAGTCCTTCTGTAATTCTTTTCTTACATGTTCGTTCTGAATTAAGGTCAAGTCCAGTTGTGTTCACAAAGCTATGTgacttttaacaaaacaaaaacaagttcttATGATTATAAAATATGTTCAGAAAACAAATATGCAGtattttgtgtgaaaaaaaaaaaaaaaaggatatctTCAGGCACCAGTCCCAGCACTTTGTCTACTGATTCCTTGCGACCCAAAATATCCTGTTCCTGAAGCGCGTAGCCGGCAAAGTATCGCTCCACCACTGTCAAGGATTCTCTGTTGAGATTGCACGTACAGATTCTTAGACAGTTGAAACCACATGAACGCCAGAAGCAACAATCTCAGTGAGGCATAAACATTGAAACAAAACTAATCTCAAACTGCCCTCCACAAATAACCCGATTCTTACCTGATGAAAGGATGAATTGGATCTGTCAGCACAACTTTCTTCACTGTCTCTTCAcctccctaaaaaaaacattattaaaatcaTCAAATTTCTGACAATGTTATTGATtgataaaactttattgtcagacgtGGTCTGAAATTTGTCTCAcatcacagcggctccatttgcgacataaaaatgaagacaagatacaaacatctgacacaacattcaaacaccaaacaaaccTTATACCACAGTGCTCTTTGCTTTATCACAAGCGACAGATTTCCAACTCATCATTGTGACCTTTATCGTTCTGTAGGCTGGTCCTCGTTGGGTCAACGAAGAAAGCAGcacagtattttgtttatttacaaggCACTCATAGGCAAACTCCCTTCTTACCTTACTACTCTCCTGTCCATAAACATATCGAGCCATTCGACAAGGTCTCAAAACTGGATAACTTTGAAAACACCGAGGTTTAGAAATGAATGGGGAAAGAGTGCCTTTAGAGTTGCTGCACCCATTATATGGAATGACCTTCAGAGGATAGCTAAGTTGCCCTCTCTTGTTTCATTCAGCGTTTTTAAAGACCTCGTGTCCAAACTACCTCAGGAAGGAAATTGCAACTGTCTCACAATGTGAATTAATTTAAATGGACATGGTTTGAAGAtggtgtgaatatgtgtttcagtgtctagatgctattattgttaactgttaatatgtttatatttgtactgtttctatttttgtattgctgcaggGCAACCCTGGAAAAGACACCTCAGTCTCAGTGGgtcctccctgctaaaataaaaggataaataaaaattaaaaaaaataattaaaaaaaacattcagaggcCTTAAACGTGCTTTGATCTGGGATTCAGCTCCGCATTCAATTTTAGaattgactggtgaacaaaagagtgcTTCAGTCTAACCTTCTTGAAACGTGGGACCCTGTATCTCTGGTTTGATGGTATAAATTCTACTATTGTTGATCTAAAAACCTATCTAGTAGTCAGTGGGGAAAAAGAAGATTCATAACCTTCTGTCCTAATCATCTAGGAAACAAGCTAAACCAGCTACCTTAACCAGGCTGAGGTATTCTGCAACCGCTGAGCGAGCTGCCACAGAGAGCTTCCTGGCAGCTTCATCACACACCCAGCAATGCACTCCTCTTCTTCCAGAATAAACCCACATCAGGTGCTGGAAACCAAAgtcctctaaaaaaaaataaaaaaataaaaaaataaaggggaAAAAGTGTTTGCCAAAGCTTTATCTGAAAGCCTTGCAGATGCTTGAGACAAATCAACGACCAACAAACCTCGAAGAGCTCTGTCCAGGATGCGAATGGCGATGGTCATCAACGTCCAGCACTTGGAACAAATGTCTGCAGCACTAACATTAAAGTTTCACAGTCATTATGAGGAATTATGAGGTGGTTTGTTTGGAATTCTTGAAGGGTGTACAGCAGCAACAAATAACACGATCGATTTACCTGCAACAGCTCCTGACATCGTCATAATCGGTCATATCGATATCAAACACCAGCTCCTTCTCCAGGGCCTGGAAGGTTCCTGACTTGACTGTGTTGTGTTGATTGGGCTGtgtggtaaacaaacacactgacactttatcCAGATGTCTGCAGGGACATTAACAAGCCAGAGGCAGCGAGGTTAGATTCATGCAAGCTCACCCTGTGACTGTATATAGCTCCAATGTCTATCTTGTAAGGGTTCATCTTCTGCATTTCTTTCTCCAGCTCTGTTTGAGTGGTGAACGACTGGTAGCGGACGTAGATGTCATCTTTGAGGGTAAAAGAGAACTCTCGGTTCTGGAAGTAGTTCTTATGTACTGAGGTGAGAGAGGACAACATTACACATTCATTAATGCCCGGATACACCGTCATGGGACTCTTATCACAACAAATCGTTCCATCATTTAACCTGCTGTTACTATTCGTTATCTTTGAAGGCCTGTCTAATCTCTTACCTCCTCCATAGTTTAGCCAGCGGTGATACTGGGAGAAAGGAAACAACCTCCGGTAGTACAGCGGTAACAAATCTGGCAGAGACGCCGAGTCATAATCTGAAGACGTCATAGTCTGACAATAAGAAAGACAGGTAAACTGGATTCAATCGCAGGTTTGCAGCCGCTACAAGATTACACTTCAGTAATGTTGTTTCACAGCGAAAGTAGCGCGGGAAAACTCTGAAGCAAAGAAGAGGACCAATGAGGTAAGGTCACGACACTGACGTCACCCAAATGCGGAAATTCGTTTGTTCGTATCTTTCCAGATTCACTTTTCCGTCTGAgaaaccagtaaaaaaaaaaaaagaaagatatagCTACAAGACATCCTACATTCTAACTTTTTTGAGTCCCTTACTCTATGAGAACTTTAAGACGTTTTCTTTGCTCTAATAGTAACCCCTAAAACGAATGAGAGGAACCGGAAGTGTCAAAGAAGGGTTCACGGGATATGCAGTCATTTTTACTGCCGTCCTtgtaaatcaaataatgaaataaaaacagcaaaacaataaaataagtaatgTCAAATTCTCATAATCCATCTTTAATGTATGTGCTTTCTTTCTTGTATTCACCAGTTTGTGcgaatttttttaatttaactgttttaaatatgtttgatttttatttttaataattatattcccgtctcctgttttcttgagctgctgtaacgcaaaaaagataaagataaagataaactttattgccATGGGATCAATAacgtttatctttatctttaaaacccgacagattgtgttttgtttgctgGTATTTTATCGATTTGAGAAGAACAGGAAGCTGTTTTTATATTACATATATGGACAAAGCATTAATTTTAATATATAAAGTGAAATAATCGTACGACAAGTTCTATTTTCTGCTGACTTCATTGCAAAAGATTCCCGAGTTGTGTACAATGTAATTTATTTCCCACGCCGTTAGGGGGCAGGAGAGTTTCATGAGAATATTTACTAACCAACGATTTAGGAAATGTGATGGTATTTTTGTCATGATTGCAGATAATGAATGTTAGCcaactgaatacatttttttaggcAACAGACAGATGATACAGTTACAGTTAATACAGttaataaaagttaaaatgctgaaaagcaaacacaataaacactTTCCTGTTTTTACAAATTGAACGCGGTGTATGACctaaaatgcattcatttgtctcttgtttcttttggGGAAAAAATGGGTTCAACTATGCCATCTGCTCTTCAGTCAGAACTACAAATAGGCTACATGCAGTGTGAATGGACAACCTTTGCCTTGGTAGTTAAAATGGTATTCTTTGCTGTCTTGACATAAAAAGGGTCTTTAGCGGTGCCCCTTTTTTCCCCTGCCAGCCAGTCTAGGTGGTTCACACAGTGGAGAACTAGCAATAATTGCtttataatttttttgtgaTAGATTAATCCAGCCACAGTCTGAAGGTCCATCAGACTGAAGAGGCACTGTTCAAATTGAATTTTGAGAGTCATACAGCTATGAGAGCTCTCATCTGCtattatactttatatataaaatacagtGCTCTATTGTATTGTTCCTGACTAGCTTCAtaatttatttcattctttttcatCTAGTTACTCGTCCATTGTCGTCATCCTTACCTTGCTCTATCGTTTCTCTTCATGCCTgtcattttgtcttcatttcactcaaaatggaaaatggacaGATTGAAAATGTCAAGATATTTTGCATGCAAACCATTCTTTTTACAATCATTCTGACATCATATGTAAAGGAGCAATCACCCTTTCATCAAAAAGTACCATATATTATCGTATGGgaaatatatgttaaaaaaatcaaatagatATCATATTGATATTTTGTGCTCATCTGACTAATCAAGACACCTCAATTCCTATGCACtatattaattcatttattttttaaatcattgtcAAAGTagataatcagagtgaggactGAGCTACATGCAATACATTAGCATAACATGCTGTGAAATACCTGTGCACAAATGTCAACGAACTACTTTATCCTTTACAGCATCACTGAGCTGTAAAATGTACAATAGCAATTAATAGAGAAGCATTACTGAAACATTTCCGCTTGCTGATTGTGCTTGTGTTTATGTTAATATTCTTTAATCATCTCCTGATTTACATAATGCAAAAGCACTCAACCACATCTTACTTGAATTATGTTAATTCTGTCCCTGCGAGCcggaagggatttttttttagtatacTGTCTTGGAAATTACTTGAAATGTACTTGTAATTAACACCCTTTTTCTTTCGTTGTCCTCTATGGGTTTTCACACTGTGTTAAcaattttgttgtattttaatgCATATAATGTACAGGAACCCTAATTCTAATGACTTCGACATTGACAAGCTAGAAACAGTCGGTCAGGTGCAGCCATGTATTCATGCAGACTTCTCTAACTTCAACACTTCACAGCTTGCTATCAAGGGAAAGCAAACTGTTGCTATATGAAATTATTTACCACAGCCCTGTAATAATCTGCTTTAACAACCTGCTCACTATTTATGAACACTTACCTTACACCTTCACTCTTTTGAATGATCAAAGGT
Coding sequences within it:
- the prim1 gene encoding DNA primase small subunit — encoded protein: MTSSDYDSASLPDLLPLYYRRLFPFSQYHRWLNYGGVHKNYFQNREFSFTLKDDIYVRYQSFTTQTELEKEMQKMNPYKIDIGAIYSHRPNQHNTVKSGTFQALEKELVFDIDMTDYDDVRSCCSAADICSKCWTLMTIAIRILDRALREDFGFQHLMWVYSGRRGVHCWVCDEAARKLSVAARSAVAEYLSLVKGGEETVKKVVLTDPIHPFIRESLTVVERYFAGYALQEQDILGRKESVDKVLGLVPEDVRKELQKDFQNEKKPENRWKLIKDQASRKQSTAKKGQYFEKEIMLQYCYPRLDVNVSKGVNHLLKSPFSVHPKTGRISVPIDLKELDTFDPFAVPTISLICEELDRPRAGEEEEKPEDAKEMENEKDTAEKRKIRDYKRTSLAKYVKCFDQFLDGMARSWKGELLRKSDLQKEF